A stretch of the Duncaniella dubosii genome encodes the following:
- a CDS encoding OmpP1/FadL family transporter, producing the protein MNKNVLAGMLVALPGAIMAQTAIDAYSISQNDLRGSARFMSMGGAFTALGGDISTLNQNPGGIGVYRSSDLSATLDITMQSSKFRAGGFSNTENHTNVGCNSFGYVGAVNLGSNSAMPFFNWGASYSRLASFDRRYSGSMGAIATSLTNLVADFTNADSWHQNELYSNDYNVFNPYLDGGAPWTSILMYSAYGINPVSPDANSYIGLYDYNRSVGSAAVSVEEKGHVDEYSINFGGNVSDVVYWGIGFGITDIDYRSRTFYSESIDNANVPAPNGSTDSYTSGTADYTLGNYKHIWGSGFNFKAGLIFKPINEFRLGIAVHTPTYYNLSYEGSGSMTYAYQSGAYGQGQTLKGTEVTDEGYLDEFDWKSRTPWRLMVGAAGVIGGRAIISADYEYRASNDIKVQDFNGNDYADINSDVKTYYKAQNIMRLGLEYRLTPQFSLRAGYVYETSPVTTEAMDGYSITPNGPAATYIYTSGPHDTETLPSYTFDKTTQYITCGLGYRYKNFYADAAYVHRSRKSKFSAFTDYNENATGDLIIAPTGTVSDNNNSIVLTVGFRF; encoded by the coding sequence ATGAACAAGAATGTATTGGCAGGGATGCTTGTAGCTCTCCCGGGAGCTATCATGGCGCAGACAGCTATTGATGCCTACTCAATATCCCAAAATGACCTAAGAGGATCTGCCCGCTTCATGTCGATGGGCGGCGCGTTCACAGCTCTTGGAGGCGACATATCCACCCTCAACCAGAACCCCGGCGGTATCGGAGTCTATCGCAGCAGCGACCTTTCAGCGACTCTCGATATAACCATGCAGTCGTCGAAATTTCGTGCCGGAGGGTTTTCGAATACCGAAAACCATACTAATGTCGGATGTAATAGTTTCGGCTACGTCGGTGCTGTCAACCTCGGTTCAAACTCCGCCATGCCATTCTTCAACTGGGGTGCAAGCTATTCGCGTCTTGCGTCATTTGACCGCCGCTATAGTGGCAGTATGGGCGCGATAGCTACATCTCTCACTAACCTTGTGGCGGATTTCACCAATGCCGACAGCTGGCATCAGAACGAGCTCTACAGCAACGACTACAATGTCTTCAACCCCTATCTTGACGGTGGAGCTCCTTGGACAAGTATCCTCATGTACAGCGCCTACGGTATCAACCCGGTTTCTCCCGATGCCAACTCCTATATCGGCCTTTATGACTATAACCGCTCGGTAGGGTCAGCAGCCGTCAGCGTAGAGGAAAAAGGTCATGTGGATGAATACTCCATCAACTTCGGCGGAAACGTTTCAGACGTAGTGTACTGGGGCATCGGTTTTGGAATCACAGACATTGATTACCGTTCACGCACATTCTACAGCGAGAGCATCGATAACGCGAATGTACCTGCTCCGAACGGTTCAACAGACTCCTACACATCGGGAACAGCCGACTATACTCTCGGAAACTACAAACACATCTGGGGTAGCGGATTCAACTTCAAGGCGGGTCTTATTTTCAAGCCTATCAATGAATTCCGTCTCGGTATCGCAGTGCATACTCCGACCTACTATAACCTCTCTTATGAAGGCAGCGGTTCTATGACCTACGCATATCAGTCGGGCGCCTATGGTCAGGGCCAAACTCTCAAAGGCACTGAGGTTACTGACGAAGGATATCTTGACGAATTTGACTGGAAAAGCCGCACACCCTGGCGTCTGATGGTCGGAGCAGCCGGAGTCATCGGCGGTCGCGCAATCATAAGCGCCGACTATGAATATCGTGCCTCCAACGACATTAAAGTGCAGGACTTCAACGGCAATGACTACGCAGACATTAATTCTGATGTAAAGACCTACTACAAAGCTCAAAACATAATGCGCCTCGGTCTCGAATACCGTCTGACACCTCAGTTCAGCCTTCGTGCCGGCTATGTCTACGAAACATCGCCTGTCACCACCGAAGCAATGGATGGATACAGCATCACTCCAAACGGACCTGCCGCCACCTATATATATACAAGTGGTCCGCATGATACCGAAACCCTGCCATCCTACACTTTCGACAAAACGACACAGTATATCACCTGTGGTCTCGGCTATCGCTACAAGAATTTCTATGCTGACGCTGCCTATGTGCATCGTTCACGCAAAAGCAAATTCAGCGCATTCACAGATTATAACGAAAATGCCACCGGCGACCTCATCATTGCTCCGACAGGAACTGTCAGCGACAATAACAACTCAATCGTACTGACCGTGGGATTCCGTTTCTAA
- a CDS encoding AAA family ATPase has protein sequence MAKKASRNPKRKAADENIDLNNPEFIKAWELIQHTRQSIFLTGKAGTGKSTFLRYITSHTHKKHVVLAPTGIAAVNVGGVTLHSFFRIPFKPIVPDDPDFLPDRIKQRMKYPGSLVKLIREVELIIIDEISMVRADIIDFVDLLLRTYSGNQREPFGGKQLLFVGDIFQLEPVLSGDMRDILRKFYRDPFFFSARVFERMRLVPIELRKIYRQSEGDFVELLDRIRTGSVTREDLIHLNTRYLTIPSLLDQAETKPTMTLASRRDMVDHINETRLEAIERPLVVFTGTIRGDFPENSLPTDLELSLKEGAQVVFIKNSPDRLWVNGTIGTVETLTKDLIEVRLENGSIHAVEPEKWSNIRYIYDSQTRKIYEEELGSFTQYPIKLAWALTIHKSQGLTFNNVIIDIGRGAFTGGQTYVALSRCRSFEGMTLRSTVADRDIFVNPAIINFSRSFNDPIIIDEAMRKAHADECYLNAIANADKGDLARAFELFVEGNKSWPILENASAMRLARRKLGVVDSLRQRVAELEARIESDTRRFTDMAHEYTLLGDDCRLDDMPLPAIANYDKALTLLPDHVPALYGRALAYMALEDYTAAISDFDKVITLQPDHFDSLVRMGLAYHNLSDQHNAMDRCLIALDLSETHDYPRPLLSTLHSLLADIYDSIGDASSAQHHRQIAKRLKR, from the coding sequence ATGGCAAAAAAGGCTTCGAGAAATCCGAAACGTAAAGCAGCTGACGAAAACATTGACCTTAACAACCCGGAATTCATCAAAGCCTGGGAACTTATCCAACATACCAGACAGTCGATTTTCCTGACCGGCAAAGCCGGGACGGGAAAATCGACTTTTCTGCGCTACATAACTTCCCACACCCATAAGAAGCATGTGGTTCTCGCTCCTACGGGAATAGCGGCAGTCAATGTCGGCGGAGTCACGCTGCACTCTTTTTTCCGTATTCCGTTCAAGCCAATCGTCCCCGATGACCCTGACTTCCTTCCTGACCGCATCAAGCAGCGAATGAAATACCCCGGAAGTCTCGTCAAACTTATCCGCGAAGTAGAGCTTATAATAATCGACGAAATATCAATGGTGCGCGCGGATATAATAGACTTCGTTGATCTTCTCCTGCGCACCTATTCCGGCAACCAGCGAGAACCGTTCGGCGGAAAACAGCTACTCTTCGTAGGCGACATTTTCCAGCTTGAACCGGTTCTTTCAGGCGACATGCGCGACATCCTGCGAAAATTCTATCGCGACCCGTTCTTCTTCTCAGCCCGCGTGTTTGAGCGGATGCGTCTTGTCCCGATTGAACTACGCAAAATCTACCGTCAGAGCGAGGGTGATTTCGTAGAGCTTCTTGATCGGATTCGCACTGGTTCGGTAACCCGTGAAGATCTCATACATCTTAACACACGATACCTCACCATCCCATCGCTGCTTGACCAAGCCGAGACCAAGCCGACAATGACCCTTGCATCGCGTCGCGATATGGTCGACCACATCAATGAAACCCGGCTTGAAGCCATCGAACGCCCCCTTGTGGTATTCACGGGCACAATACGAGGCGATTTCCCTGAAAACTCCCTGCCAACCGACCTTGAACTCTCGCTAAAAGAAGGAGCACAGGTGGTGTTCATAAAAAATTCGCCCGACAGACTGTGGGTCAACGGCACAATCGGGACGGTGGAGACACTCACGAAAGATCTGATAGAAGTCAGGCTTGAAAACGGTTCTATACACGCAGTCGAACCTGAAAAATGGTCCAACATAAGATATATCTACGACTCCCAGACTCGTAAAATCTACGAAGAAGAGCTCGGAAGCTTTACACAATATCCCATAAAACTTGCATGGGCGCTCACAATCCATAAAAGTCAGGGACTTACGTTCAATAATGTCATAATCGACATAGGCCGTGGAGCATTCACCGGCGGACAAACATACGTAGCGTTGTCCCGCTGCCGCAGTTTTGAGGGAATGACTCTGCGCTCGACGGTTGCAGACCGCGATATCTTTGTCAATCCGGCCATAATAAATTTCAGCCGCTCATTCAACGACCCGATAATCATCGACGAGGCCATGCGTAAGGCGCATGCCGACGAATGTTATCTCAACGCCATAGCCAACGCCGACAAAGGTGATCTTGCCCGAGCATTCGAACTGTTTGTCGAAGGAAACAAGTCATGGCCAATACTTGAGAACGCGAGCGCAATGCGCCTTGCCCGAAGGAAACTTGGTGTTGTCGATTCACTCAGACAGCGCGTAGCCGAACTTGAGGCTCGAATCGAGTCTGATACACGCCGTTTCACAGATATGGCACACGAATATACATTGCTTGGCGATGATTGCCGTCTTGACGATATGCCACTACCTGCAATCGCCAATTACGACAAAGCATTGACCCTGCTTCCTGACCATGTGCCAGCCCTATACGGACGCGCGCTTGCCTACATGGCTCTCGAAGACTACACGGCGGCCATAAGCGATTTCGACAAAGTGATCACACTCCAACCTGACCATTTCGACTCACTTGTACGCATGGGACTGGCATATCATAATCTCTCGGACCAACACAACGCGATGGACCGCTGTCTCATCGCCCTTGACCTCAGCGAGACCCACGACTATCCGCGACCTCTGCTATCGACACTTCACTCACTCCTCGCCGACATCTACGATTCGATCGGCGACGCATCCTCTGCCCAACACCACCGCCAGATAGCCAAACGGCTTAAACGATAG